A part of Saimiri boliviensis isolate mSaiBol1 chromosome 11, mSaiBol1.pri, whole genome shotgun sequence genomic DNA contains:
- the LOC141580446 gene encoding uncharacterized protein LOC141580446: MRQGARPGKTLSITPVQNPRIPLRLEALSNTTSPSTQQGWQGPGLEHWLLGTSTARPKSPPQPGSEHPLLFVPSPPFLPSTATNGGKDSAQLRERNRGTDLGAESDPWHPRTPVGRNSRPERPGGSGAGRGPCPRPLRAQHCRTGVTRAGRRRKAPPPRLPGPRGLTLRTPHPRRGTSERPAAPSASGSHPLGRAGEERTGAGQAGPGSPRGSCPPPASRRGDPQGQARTAQPGPHALPGAPEEQVGAPAGPAPCRPCLTWAEVRGPG, encoded by the exons atgaggcAGGGCGCCAGACCTGGTAAGACACTCTCCATAACACCTGTCCA GAATCCAAGAATTCCCCTAAGGCTGGAAGCTCTTTCCAACACAACCTCCCCATCTACGCAGCAAGGCTGGCAGGGTCCAGGGCTTGAGCACTGGCTTTTGGGAACCTCCACGGCCCGGCCCAAGTCGCCCCCACAGCCCGGCTCTGAGCACCCCCTCCTCTTTGTCCCCTCACCCCCGTTCCTTCCTTCCACCGCCACCAACGGAGGGAAAGACTCCGCCCAGCTCCGGGAGCGAAACAGAGGCACCGATCTGGGCGCAGAATCGGATCCGTGGCACCCCCGAACACCAGTGGGCCGAAATTCGAGGCCCGAAAGGCCTGGGGGaagcggggcggggcggggccccTGCCCGCGGCCTCTGCGAGCCCAGCACTGCAGGACCGGGGTCACCCGGGCCGGACGCAGGAGGAAGgcgcccccgccccgcctcccGGGCCCGCGCGGGCTCACGCTACGGACGCCCCATCCCCGCCGCGGGACCTCCGAGCGCCCGGCGGCGCCCTCCGCCTCTGGCTCCCACCCCCTCGGGCGGGCCGGCGAGGAGCGCAcgggggcagggcaggcaggcccGGGAAGCCCGCGCGGAAGCTGCCCCCCGCCGGCCTCCAGGCGCGGGGATCCCCAGGGACAAGCGCGCACCGCACAGCCGGGACCCCACGCTTTACCTGGTGCGCCGGAGGAGCAGGTGGGAGCCCCGGCCGGGCCGGCTCCCTGTCGGCCCTGCCTCACCTGGGCGGAAGTGAGAGGCCCAGGGTGA